GCGAGGTGCACATCACCCGCAAGCAGTACCTGGACGGCAGCATCCCCACCGGGTTCCAGCGCACCGCCATCATCGGGGTGGAGGGCGAGATCCCGCTGAAGCACAAAAAGGTCCGGCTGATCCAGCTTTCCCTGGAGGAGGATTCATGCCGCGAGGTCTCCGACATCGGCCACCAGCGGGTCTACCGCACCGACCGTTTGGGCATGCCGCTGATCGAGACCGTCACCTATCCCGACATGAAGAACCCGGACGAGGTGATGGAGGCCTGCGACTACATCCGCTTTCTGAACCGCAGCACCGGGATGGTGCGAACCGGGATCGGGGCGGGCCGGGAGGACGTCAACGTCTCCTGCAGGGGCGGCACCCGGGTGGAGATTAAGGGGGTCTCGCGCACCAAGCTGATCCCGGAGCTGACCCACAACGAGTGCTTCCGCCAGTGGGCCCTGCTGAAGATCCGCGACCTGCTCAAGGACCAAGTGAAACATCAGAAAGAATGGAAGACAAGGTCCGAACCGCTGAAACCCATCATCGGCAAGCTGGAGAGCAAACGCTTCAAGGAACTGTCAAACAACGGCAGCCAGGTGATGGCGGTCAACCTGCCGGGCTTCGGCGGCATCCTCTCCCACTTCACCCAGCCGGGAAAATGCTTTGCCAACGAGATCGCCGACCGGCTCAAAGTTATCGCCTGTCTGGAACGGCCCAACATGGCCTGTTCCGAGGACCTGGACCCGATGCTGGCCGATAACGACTGGGACCAGGTCCGCAGCCTGCTGAAGTCCTTGCCCGACGACGCCCAGCTGATCTTTTGGGGGCCGAAGGACGATATCAAGACCGCTCTGGAGACCATCGAAGAACGATGCATAATGGCCTTCTCCGGGGTTCCCAACGAGACCCGCAAATCTCTGCCTGACGGCACCACCATCTTCGAGCGGGTGCTGCCCGGGGCCGACCGGATGTACCCCGACACCGACTCCAAGCCCATCCCGCTGGAGGACAGCCATATCAAAAAGCTGGGCCGGGACCTGCCCACCGATATCATCGAAAGATACCGCCAGCTGAAAACCTGGGGGGTGCCGGAGGATTCCCATCACTACCTGTTCACCCACAACCTGTACCCGGTCATCGAAAGAATAATAAAAGAACTGGGCCAGGACCCCAAAAAGGTCGGGAAGCTGTTCGGGCACCAACTGAAATATATCGAAGGACATTACAAAAGATCCCCGGACTTTTCATTTGAACGCATCCATGATCTTTACGGATACATCGTCGAAAATAAACTGGATGCGGAGATAGTCAAGATCATGCTGCCGGTGGTCTATCAGTATCCCAAGATGGATTTCGACTCAGTTTTGGTTAATATAGATTTCAAGCGGTTCTCCAAGGATGAGATAACATCCAAGATCCCGTTCCTGAAGGATAAATACCAGAGCATCAGAACCTCGAAACTGCCCGAGGCCGAAAAACACTGGGTGATGGGGCAGCTGAGGAAAATGGCGGTGGGGAATATTTCGCTGAAAGTGCTGATGGCAAGCCTGCGATGATAATTCTTGGTTGTTTGTTGTTGGGGGTGTAAATGAAAGAGATAAAAACTTATACCGAATTACAGGTCTGGAAAAAAGCGAGGGAATTGGCAAGTTTGCTTTATACGCTTACAAAGGGATTCCCTGACAATGAGCAATTTGGGGTAACAAGCCAAATCAGGAGAAGCGCCGTATCGGTTCCATCAAATATTGCAGAAGGTTCGGGAAGAAACCATGCGAAAGAATCGGTTCAATTTTTTTATATCGCCCGGGGTTCTTTATATGAATTG
The nucleotide sequence above comes from Candidatus Edwardsbacteria bacterium. Encoded proteins:
- the gatE gene encoding Glu-tRNA(Gln) amidotransferase subunit GatE, giving the protein MSKRFDPMANYGRTKQSVGYLPRQQADQQIYDALGFMSGLEVHQQLYTKQKLFCRCPAGIFQKPEEYHAELIRHMRPTLSELGEYDGTALMEFKTRKNIVYHINSRTACTYEVDDTPPFPLNREALDIAIRIALLSKLNIVGEVHITRKQYLDGSIPTGFQRTAIIGVEGEIPLKHKKVRLIQLSLEEDSCREVSDIGHQRVYRTDRLGMPLIETVTYPDMKNPDEVMEACDYIRFLNRSTGMVRTGIGAGREDVNVSCRGGTRVEIKGVSRTKLIPELTHNECFRQWALLKIRDLLKDQVKHQKEWKTRSEPLKPIIGKLESKRFKELSNNGSQVMAVNLPGFGGILSHFTQPGKCFANEIADRLKVIACLERPNMACSEDLDPMLADNDWDQVRSLLKSLPDDAQLIFWGPKDDIKTALETIEERCIMAFSGVPNETRKSLPDGTTIFERVLPGADRMYPDTDSKPIPLEDSHIKKLGRDLPTDIIERYRQLKTWGVPEDSHHYLFTHNLYPVIERIIKELGQDPKKVGKLFGHQLKYIEGHYKRSPDFSFERIHDLYGYIVENKLDAEIVKIMLPVVYQYPKMDFDSVLVNIDFKRFSKDEITSKIPFLKDKYQSIRTSKLPEAEKHWVMGQLRKMAVGNISLKVLMASLR
- a CDS encoding four helix bundle protein, whose product is MKEIKTYTELQVWKKARELASLLYTLTKGFPDNEQFGVTSQIRRSAVSVPSNIAEGSGRNHAKESVQFFYIARGSLYELETQLYLSFDQKFINSAQLEHALEKVTECKKLLHGYIKYFKTF